The following are from one region of the Magallana gigas chromosome 6, xbMagGiga1.1, whole genome shotgun sequence genome:
- the LOC105347764 gene encoding neural cell adhesion molecule 1 isoform X1 translates to MICSLEAWKYIYSLIFVLNLGVVCQTTFRYTDTPRFLDTGQGYNVTVHRGQKAELACKVENIGPKEVGVAVAWVKKPNPFPIAIDTEIFDPAMKNIRINHERHSHNSQSWNLVIEHAQPSDSGVYECQVTSKTPLSFDINLHVLDSPLILEPSIDIVDVKDNKIVNLYDPLTLTCNSTGSRGPPDAIDWFFEGNLVTNRDQHWKGRILITKRVHEEHPFSLLSDLVISRTEMGDQGRYICRSTTYTDPTSSMPTISAEVMILNTKKTQRRRDDVSKLEQKERFVENSGPRVGSEILTFFMFVIAGLIQLENG, encoded by the exons tgGTCTGTCAGACAACTTTCCGGTACACAGACACCCCACGATTCCTGGACACAGGTCAAGGTTACAACGTCACAGTTCACAGGGGTCAGAAGGCGGAGCTAGCGTGTAAAGTGGAAAACATCGGGCCCAAGGAGGTGGGTGTGGCG GTGGCTTGGGTCAAAAAACCAAACCCGTTTCCTATCGCCATTGATACAGAAATATTTGATCCAGCCATGAAGAATATCAGAATAAATCATGAAAGACATTCCCATAACTCTCAATCCTGGAATCTGGTCATTGAGCATGCGCAGCCCTCCGATTCCGGTGTTTATGAGTGTCAGGTGACATCAAAGACACCACTCAGTTTTGACATCAATCTACACGTGTTAG ATTCACCACTTATTTTGGAACCGT CCATTGATATAGTGGATGTCAAGGACAACAAGATCGTCAACCTGTACGATCCACTGACCTTGACCTGTAACTCCACCGGGTCACGTGGTCCCCCGGACGCTATCGATTGGTTCTTTGAAGGGAACCTCGTGACCAATCGGGATCAGCACTGGAAGGGCAGGATTCTGATAACCAAACGGGTCCATGAGGAGCACCCTTTCTCTCTGCTTAGTGACCTTGTTATCAGCCGGACGGAAATGGGTGACCAGGGCCGCTACATCTGTAGGAGCACCACCTACACCGACCCCACCAGCTCCATGCCCACCATTAGTGCCGAGGTCATGATCCTCAACA CAAAGAAAACACAGAGGCGACGAGATGATG TAAGTAAACTCGAGCAGAAAGAAAGATTTGTAGAAAATTCAGGACCTCGTGTTGGTTCAGAAATTTTGACCTTCTTCATGTTTGTGATAGCGGGCTTAATACAACTGGAAAATGGGTAG
- the LOC105347764 gene encoding low affinity immunoglobulin gamma Fc region receptor III-A isoform X2 codes for MICSLEAWKYIYSLIFVLNLGVVCQTTFRYTDTPRFLDTGQGYNVTVHRGQKAELACKVENIGPKEVAWVKKPNPFPIAIDTEIFDPAMKNIRINHERHSHNSQSWNLVIEHAQPSDSGVYECQVTSKTPLSFDINLHVLDSPLILEPSIDIVDVKDNKIVNLYDPLTLTCNSTGSRGPPDAIDWFFEGNLVTNRDQHWKGRILITKRVHEEHPFSLLSDLVISRTEMGDQGRYICRSTTYTDPTSSMPTISAEVMILNTKKTQRRRDDVSKLEQKERFVENSGPRVGSEILTFFMFVIAGLIQLENG; via the exons tgGTCTGTCAGACAACTTTCCGGTACACAGACACCCCACGATTCCTGGACACAGGTCAAGGTTACAACGTCACAGTTCACAGGGGTCAGAAGGCGGAGCTAGCGTGTAAAGTGGAAAACATCGGGCCCAAGGAG GTGGCTTGGGTCAAAAAACCAAACCCGTTTCCTATCGCCATTGATACAGAAATATTTGATCCAGCCATGAAGAATATCAGAATAAATCATGAAAGACATTCCCATAACTCTCAATCCTGGAATCTGGTCATTGAGCATGCGCAGCCCTCCGATTCCGGTGTTTATGAGTGTCAGGTGACATCAAAGACACCACTCAGTTTTGACATCAATCTACACGTGTTAG ATTCACCACTTATTTTGGAACCGT CCATTGATATAGTGGATGTCAAGGACAACAAGATCGTCAACCTGTACGATCCACTGACCTTGACCTGTAACTCCACCGGGTCACGTGGTCCCCCGGACGCTATCGATTGGTTCTTTGAAGGGAACCTCGTGACCAATCGGGATCAGCACTGGAAGGGCAGGATTCTGATAACCAAACGGGTCCATGAGGAGCACCCTTTCTCTCTGCTTAGTGACCTTGTTATCAGCCGGACGGAAATGGGTGACCAGGGCCGCTACATCTGTAGGAGCACCACCTACACCGACCCCACCAGCTCCATGCCCACCATTAGTGCCGAGGTCATGATCCTCAACA CAAAGAAAACACAGAGGCGACGAGATGATG TAAGTAAACTCGAGCAGAAAGAAAGATTTGTAGAAAATTCAGGACCTCGTGTTGGTTCAGAAATTTTGACCTTCTTCATGTTTGTGATAGCGGGCTTAATACAACTGGAAAATGGGTAG